Proteins from a genomic interval of Phycisphaerae bacterium RAS1:
- the nudG gene encoding CTP pyrophosphohydrolase yields MQPRAVVPQPVALAIIRRDGLWLVARRPRDVHLGGLWEFPGGKCETGETPAEAAVREALEECGVVVAADRTLASIRCDYGDRVIDLAPVACRWVSGEARPLASEECGWVTTEELRRLAMPEVNAAILEAYFRAPA; encoded by the coding sequence ATGCAGCCGCGCGCAGTCGTTCCACAACCCGTCGCCCTGGCGATCATCCGGCGCGATGGGCTATGGCTCGTTGCGCGCCGGCCGCGCGACGTGCACCTCGGGGGATTGTGGGAGTTTCCCGGAGGAAAGTGCGAAACGGGCGAAACGCCCGCAGAGGCCGCCGTCCGCGAAGCGCTTGAAGAATGCGGCGTCGTGGTGGCGGCGGATCGCACGCTCGCGTCCATCCGCTGCGACTATGGCGACCGCGTGATTGACCTGGCGCCGGTGGCGTGCCGCTGGGTAAGCGGCGAAGCCCGCCCGCTTGCCAGCGAGGAGTGCGGCTGGGTGACGACGGAGGAGTTGCGCCGGCTGGCGATGCCGGAGGTCAATGCCGCGATTCTCGAGGCGTATTTCCGCGCGCCGGCTTGA